The DNA window TCAAGCAGGATGCTCTACTAGTAACAGATAGTAGAGCCTCATTGAGAGCtataaagaaaaacaatatatCCGGGATCTTTGAAAATATGGAGCCCGGAAGTGCTGCCAATGCCTTCAAAAGATTGTTAGATGACATAAACTTCAGGAGATCAAGCATTAAGGCTGGTGGACTTTACGATGAGTATAAGAAGGGCTTCTGTCAGTTATTCAGTGATCACAAATTTCCCAGAGAATCCCATATCATTAGTGAAACGGATTATCCTACGGATAGCGAGTCGAGTCGCCGGATGAACAGTGAGGACAACCTTCCAAGTCACTgtgataaacaaaaaacgacTACTGTTGCGTGTGACGAACCAGAAAGTAAGGCCACAACCAAGATGTGTGTTCCTATTGAAAAACCAACTCCGAGCAATCAGTGTGATAAACCAAAAGCGACAACTCCAAAATGTAAGGAACCACAGAGTAAACCCACAACTAAGAGCTGTTCTTCGATTGAAAATCCGAGCCAAGGCAATAACTATCTAAAGGCGCTGCAAACATTTATCAAAATGAACAAGGAAAGTAATCAGAACGGCGGCCTTAAGCCCTATTATCTGCCAAACTCAAAAAATCGTCAGCTGGTTTGGAATGACATTCCATTGATTAAGCCTGGTCTCAACGAATCACCTAAGGACACTTCAGAGAGTAAGCCGCATTGTAAGCCATCTAGCAAGCCCGTTCAAGAGATTATAGTGTCCGAAAAGAAGCCCGATAAAGTAACTAGCTCTAATCCTAGTTCCAAAATCGAAACTAAAGTGATGGAGTCTGTGCCAAAAATACAATCGGTTTTCTCAGGACTGGATCCTCAACAGATAATAGGTGGCCTGAAGGCCATCAAGCAATCTTCATTCTTTAACTTGGTGGATGAGTATCAGAAGCAAATTGAAAACCTCAATCAGGCGttgaaaacaaagcaaagttGGTGGAAGGAGGTTTTGGAGAAGGGACAAAACCCAGCCAGGACACCCATGAAGAGGAACATACTCATGACTAATCCAGCTGCTGGCCACCTTTTGCAAGCACCGTTTCCCGAGGTGCTAGTCAATCAGCCATCACAGCTGGGCGGCAGTAATGTCATTGATACCATGGCCACTCAAATGAACCTATCACCTTTGGAGGTGGCTCAAAGGATTGTGGGTACCGGTCAAAATACAGGCGATGGTGGATTGAGGTATGCACCCAGTCGCATACCATCAGGTAAGTCAGTGAGCATATCGCTGTAAATCTATTTGAAATTATGAATATCGCGTAAAAGCAAGTCAGATCGGAAGTAGCTCCCGAAAGGGATCCGAGATCATGTGCCAAGTCCCAAGTCCACCATCGCAGTCGCCGCATCAACAGCCAGAGGACCAGCTGGGAATTTCCCCGGTTCTAGACAAGATCCTGGAACGATTAGAGAGCATTCAGGCAAGCAAGTCCAATCAATCGtcggaagaggaggaggagaggAAGCTGCCCTGCTGCTTCGTGGATCCAGCCGATGGTAAGAATAGGTGGTAGAGCTAAGATTCATGTATATAAAGTTTAAAACTTCAGGTGCCCCCTGCGATCTAAACGGATCCTGGGAATCTCAGGTCCTTGGCATTCGCATAAACATCAAGAGCCCGCCAACACATTCAGTTGGCGAAGAAGCGGACAAGCCCACCTGTAGCCAACACAAAGGTCGTGCCTATCGCAGGACGAGACGACAGTGCGTCAAGATGAACAAGACGCAGTTAAAGGATGCGACCGAATTGAAAACTCCCAATTTCCATGGCATTAAACTAAACATTAGTGTGCAGGAGACAGTGCCGCCGAGGGCCCACGATCTCCTGGATAATCTCACCGATTGGTATTTCTCGGGACAAACTATGATGATCCTGGGCGGGCCACTTTCTCTATCCTTCCGCAAGGCGAATTCCAATCTGATCGGCCACTTTGTTGGTTATTGTCGCACCTGCGGCTGTGTGGACACCATTTTTGGCTCATGGAGCTTCTGCCAGCCATCACGGGATTGCCAGGACATCTGTATGTCGATAGTGGACAGACGGGATATGCTACGACGATACAGTATGGATGAGCGGCGAAAGAATCGATTCAAGGAGCAGCTCTATATGGGCAGCAAGTTCGCCAAAATGGAAAAGGAGCGCCAGATGGCCGAGCAGGAAAAGTGCCACAAACTTGCTCCTCAAGCTTCACGCGAAACGAATGGGAATCCAAGCCCATAAGTCAAAgttgaatttaaattaattattatttaagcttaatttattttgataaTTTGTAAGCAATTAGTTGGTTTGAGAGAATTTGATTAATAAAACTGATTTTGCAAAAAAGGAATGTCCTTAAATTATATCAACTGATCAACTGATCACCAAGTCGTGAGCTTACATTGCATAGGCCTGGCTCATTTGGTGATGAATGAATGACATGGTGAATCCAATCGAACGCCGCACGCAGTGCACGTCCATCTGGCCATCCAAGATGCACTGCCTCAACTGATTGACGGCGTAGTTCTCGATCCGCTTCTTGGTACTCTCGTTGTCAATTCGTTCTAGTCGCTTATCCACCTTGTGCATTAGAACGAAGGCCTCTGGGAAGTGACCCACATCACAGGGCCAGTTGACGGAGTGCGGATGAGAATGGCTTACACTTGGATCTTGGGACGAGTTGTC is part of the Drosophila sechellia strain sech25 chromosome 3R, ASM438219v1, whole genome shotgun sequence genome and encodes:
- the LOC6607351 gene encoding uncharacterized protein LOC6607351 isoform X2, with protein sequence MSRHLLHIFCILAIPNLIPISCTEAKDQKLSVSHKEASSWLRKQDDLDPKHYNRLYDAYRERIKGEGPEDAKVEVEAKMESKDPVPPQRDLTSLPKKTKQKEKLMAKEKDSTEFSNIKFDATDDRPLESGNCLARLPHRNRENETVKAIDETKERVEDKSQLVGSMILLKLDVPENMLRVKKPEKIKDPGERRISELNRIYQEVLKVWQKPTPSLTSKSVPPKPLSSSGSVKISALTDLMDVIERLQKSDLVKELADKINEEMEPNLQNQIKQDALLVTDSRASLRAIKKNNISGIFENMEPGSAANAFKRLLDDINFRRSSIKAGGLYDEYKKGFCQLFSDHKFPRESHIISETDYPTDSESSRRMNSEDNLPSHCDKQKTTTVACDEPESKATTKMCVPIEKPTPSNQCDKPKATTPKCKEPQSKPTTKSCSSIENPSQGNNYLKALQTFIKMNKESNQNGGLKPYYLPNSKNRQLVWNDIPLIKPGLNESPKDTSESKPHCKPSSKPVQEIIVSEKKPDKVTSSNPSSKIETKVMESVPKIQSVFSGLDPQQIIGGLKAIKQSSFFNLVDEYQKQIENLNQALKTKQSWWKEVLEKGQNPARTPMKRNILMTNPAAGHLLQAPFPEVLVNQPSQLGGSNVIDTMATQMNLSPLEVAQRIVGTGQNTGDGGLRYAPSRIPSVRSEVAPERDPRSCAKSQVHHRSRRINSQRTSWEFPRF
- the LOC6607351 gene encoding uncharacterized protein LOC6607351 isoform X1, producing the protein MSRHLLHIFCILAIPNLIPISCTEAKDQKLSVSHKEASSWLRKQDDLDPKHYNRLYDAYRERIKGEGPEDAKVEVEAKMESKDPVPPQRDLTSLPKKTKQKEKLMAKEKDSTEFSNIKFDATDDRPLESGNCLARLPHRNRENETVKAIDETKERVEDKSQLVGSMILLKLDVPENMLRVKKPEKIKDPGERRISELNRIYQEVLKVWQKPTPSLTSKSVPPKPLSSSGSVKISALTDLMDVIERLQKSDLVKELADKINEEMEPNLQNQIKQDALLVTDSRASLRAIKKNNISGIFENMEPGSAANAFKRLLDDINFRRSSIKAGGLYDEYKKGFCQLFSDHKFPRESHIISETDYPTDSESSRRMNSEDNLPSHCDKQKTTTVACDEPESKATTKMCVPIEKPTPSNQCDKPKATTPKCKEPQSKPTTKSCSSIENPSQGNNYLKALQTFIKMNKESNQNGGLKPYYLPNSKNRQLVWNDIPLIKPGLNESPKDTSESKPHCKPSSKPVQEIIVSEKKPDKVTSSNPSSKIETKVMESVPKIQSVFSGLDPQQIIGGLKAIKQSSFFNLVDEYQKQIENLNQALKTKQSWWKEVLEKGQNPARTPMKRNILMTNPAAGHLLQAPFPEVLVNQPSQLGGSNVIDTMATQMNLSPLEVAQRIVGTGQNTGDGGLRYAPSRIPSASQIGSSSRKGSEIMCQVPSPPSQSPHQQPEDQLGISPVLDKILERLESIQASKSNQSSEEEEERKLPCCFVDPADGAPCDLNGSWESQVLGIRINIKSPPTHSVGEEADKPTCSQHKGRAYRRTRRQCVKMNKTQLKDATELKTPNFHGIKLNISVQETVPPRAHDLLDNLTDWYFSGQTMMILGGPLSLSFRKANSNLIGHFVGYCRTCGCVDTIFGSWSFCQPSRDCQDICMSIVDRRDMLRRYSMDERRKNRFKEQLYMGSKFAKMEKERQMAEQEKCHKLAPQASRETNGNPSP
- the LOC6607352 gene encoding uncharacterized protein LOC6607352, coding for MNSTLVILLLSTLALVQARNIRWSEEDNSSQDPSVSHSHPHSVNWPCDVGHFPEAFVLMHKVDKRLERIDNESTKKRIENYAVNQLRQCILDGQMDVHCVRRSIGFTMSFIHHQMSQAYAM